Genomic segment of Mastomys coucha isolate ucsf_1 unplaced genomic scaffold, UCSF_Mcou_1 pScaffold5, whole genome shotgun sequence:
tggaaaaaaaccTGGTGtccaaagtagaaaaataatgtgATCTAAGGACACTCTCAGTGGAGGAAAAGATCAGCACCAGGTCCAAACTAGTGCACTTCACCTTCCCCTACAGAATGCACTCCCCGTGCTACTAGCTGATagcaaagaaggaaaagcagGGTGTGTtgacctttcttcctccttcagaaACTAATAATCTAGGAGAAAGTCTTGAGTTGGCAGCATAGCCTTTAAGAGTATGTTATTTGGAAAACCATAAATTTTACaatgtgttttcttatttgtagaACAACAATTTGTAATCTTTACACGATGCCAAGAATTGGGGAACCTGTGTGGCTTACAATGATGTCAGGAACTCCAGAAAAGAACCAGCTTTGCCATCGTTTCATGAAGGAATTCACTTTTCTAAtggaaaatgcctccaaaaatcAGTATggcttactttatttatttagctaattatatatgttattttaCTATAGCCATGTCTGCATTGAAGGCAAACTTAATTATAGAATTAGGAGAATAACTTTTTGtcttaataattattatttatggtTAAGCTATTCTAAGATGATCCAATGATAGGATATGGAAGAGTATTACAAAactatatgaatttttaaaaaagcatatctTTATGCTTAATTAAAATTCCTGATGTTATAGAATTTTCCAAGCATTctaattttgtgtatatgaattgCATTCATTTATGATAGTTTTGTTTCgtaaagtttaaaaatgtaagGAAGTACTCAGATTCCATTGTCagaattttatttccttgtgaGCTACAAGGAGCTTTTCTTAAACACTAAGCAGAAGTGGAGATGAGCTGTGCTGCAGTGAACTTGCTGTGAGACTGAGAGGCTGGGATCCTGGCTCCTTCTTTGTCAAGCTTTAGCATGCACACAGTGACTCGGATGTTTTCAGCCTAGTTAGTGATAAAGGTTACTTAATACTTTCAGTCATTTATTTCCCACCGGCTGGGAATTTGAAAATTAAGGACCTGTTCACTGATTCATTAGTGAACTGGGAAGATTAAATACTAAAAATgattcatattttaagtaaagggcttttttttttaattttataattgtaaTCTGAAATTTTCCTTGGCACTGTTTTAGGATTAAAGTTTGAGTTGATTTTCAAGGAAACATaagggctcttttctttcttggtgtatctgtcttttcttctcaccTCTTCTTTTTAATAACTGCCATTCATTCAGTAACCGTTGAATCCTCATTCTCATTTACTCTagcaagcattttatttatttaaagttcagGAGTGTGGATTGGAGTGTAATAGgatacattttgttttcagattcttGCCAGCTCTCATTACTGCAGTTTTGACCAATCATCTTGCCTGGGTTCCAACAGTCATGCCAAATGGACAGCcacctataaaaatatttttagaaaaacattCCTCTCAGAGTGTGGGCATGTTGGCAAAGACTCATCCATATAACCCTCTTTGGGCACAACTTGGTATGTAAATGGTATATGAACATCATATACTGTGTATAAACTTAAAACTCACTTTTAAGTAAAAACTAACTacaatcctttcttttttcagttttattctaGAGTGTCTCTGATACTCGCCCTTTCATGTCTGCTAAGCTGTCCTTTTGTCTTCTGCCTGCTCACATTCCTTAAAGCTAGAGAACTGTGGGTAGAGTAGAaggagtacacagtagctgtttAACTTTGATATATTAAATCAATTTCAAATtctgtggtgattttttttagaGTATAGTTGTATCTAAGGCTCTGTGCAAAGAGCATGAGAGAATGTAAAGATAgatgaataattttattatttcaagagGTTTATAGTCATAATACTATAGGcaacatgtatttttataataatggtaataaattaataaattatgtgAAGTGAAAGTTGAGTGGTAGCCTAGGCAGGGGAGTGAGTCTTTGCACAGTGGGTACACCTGGCTGAGGAGCTTTACACTAGAAAAGATGAAGACTGAGCTCCGTACACTTAGGGACTCTGACCATTATAGTGTTAAACTATTGTGTATTGAAGTTTAAGCGAGGGCCTTAGAGAACAACCATACAAAGAGTAACTTTAAAAAGATGAAGTAGGGACAGTCAGGTGGGACCTTCCATGAAAGACTCACCAGGCCAAAGCAGTTTCAGTTCATTGAATATTTAGTGAGAATTGAGAGGATTATGTTAGAATAATGCTGTTGTGATATTCTAGCCAGTTTATtagccagaggaaaaaaaatttatcACAATTCTGTCTGAAGCATATATTTACTCAAGATTCATGTTCattctttcaaaaaatattatgttttataacATGAAGGTAAAGGTTTTTAAATAAGCATATTGAAAACTTATAAAAAGGGATTTATAttgaagtatttattttcatttataagttcTTGTTTTGTGGGGCTGGTAAGACcactcagtaggtaagagcactgactgctcttctgaaggtcctgagttcaaatcccagcaaccacatggtggctcacaatcactcataatgagatctgacgccctcttctggtacgtctgaagacagctgcggtgtacttatgtataataataaataaatctttgggcctgagcgagggGGCCCAACTGGAGTGAACGGGGCacccagagcgagcagaggtcctaaaattcagttcctaacaaccacatgaaggttcacaaccatctgtagagctacagtacactcacatacataaaataaataaatctttttttaaaaaaaatgttcttgttttGCACTTGAGTTAAAGGTTTGATTTgacccatttaaaaaaacaaaaacacaactcCTCCTGCCGTGCCCCATGCCACCACTGTCTCTCCTCCGCCTGCAGCAGATACtgtgttttttcctttctacatTTGACTATGACCTCCTTTATTTGTCCTTTGTGTCACACCTAGTGTAGAGAATATTCTTAAGTTTGACTTTGATAACTAGctctttgaggttttaaaaccACACCAGCTGTTTAGAAacacagcttaaaaaaaaaaaaaaaaaaaaaaaaaaaaaaaaaaaaaaaaaaaaaacctctgttcaCCTTTCTCCCTGGTTAAAACATCTCATCATACTTTCTGGAATAATCAGTCATCTTTTAAAGTACTTAAGAGTAAATTATGAACTTGTATGAGGAGGTTTCTCATGATTGAAAGACTGTTGAGCTGTGTGTTTCTTAACTGATCTTTTTTATTGCAGGAGATTTGTATGGCGCTATTGGGTCTCCTGTACGGTTAGCAAGAACTGTAGTGGTTGGCAAACGACAAGACCTGGTCCAGAGActgctttattttcttacttacttCATCAGATGCTCTGAACTTCAAGAAACTCATCTTTTAGAAAATGGAGAAGATGAAGCCATTGTTATGCCAGGCACAGTGATTACTACCACTTTAGAAAAGGGGGAAGTAGAGGAGTCAGAGTATGTGCTAATCACAATGCATAGAAACAAAAGCAGCTTGCTCTTTAAAGAGTCAGAAGAGACAAGAACTCCCAACTGTAACTGTAAATATTGCAGTCATCCACTCCTTGGACAAAATACAGAGAATGTGTCACAACCAGAGAGAGAAGATATTCAAGACAGCTCTAAGGAATTGCTAGGAATTTCAGATGAATGCCAAAAGATTTCTCCTCCTGACTGCCAAGAAGAAAATGCTGTTGATGTTCAACAGCACAGAGATAAATTAAGAACTTGCCTTGACACCAAGTTAGAGACAGTTGTTTGTACAGGATCTGCTCCAGCAGACAAATGTGTGTTGTCAGAGACATGCTTGGAGCCAACAGAAGAATCCTGGCAGAGTAAGGAATTGCTGGATTCAGATAACCACACAGGCACAGCAATGAGACCCACAGGGATAGTTGTAGAAAAGAAACCTCCAGATAAGAATATGCCCAGTTCATTTTcctgtgaggtaactcagacaaaGGTTACTTTCTTGATTGGAGATTCTATGTCACCTGATTCAGATACTGAACTTCGGAGTCAGGCCGTGGTGGATCAGATTAACAGACATCACAGCAAACCACTGAAGGAAGACAGAGGAGTGACTGATAAGCATCAAGAAAGTAAAATAACTAAGGACCAATCTGAAGACTCTGGCACACAGAACATGGTTTCTGGAGAGTCCTGTGAGCTTCCTTGTTGGAGTCATTCAGATCCAGAAAGCATGAGCTTGTTTGATGAATATTTTAATGATGATTCAATTGAAACAAGGACTATTGATGATGTTCCAGTTAAAACAAGTACAGATAGTAAAGAGTATTGCTGTATGTTGGAGTATCCAAAAAGATTGTATACAAAAAATAACAAGCAAAAAAGTGAACTTTGTAAATGTATAGAAACAGTTCATCAAGATTCATGTAATGCCTGCTTTCCTCAGCAGGACCAGAGAGATTCCCTCTCCATTCTTGTCCCCCATGGGGATAAAGAGAGTTCAGACAAAAAAAATGCTGTAGGAACTGAATGGGACATTCCAAGAAATGAAAGTTCAGATAGTGCCCTTGGAGATAGTGAGAGTGAAGACACAGGTCCTGACCTAAGGAGACAAGCTGGTAGTTACTGTGGAGGGGATCAGGAAGACTGGGCAGAAGAGGATGAGATTCCTTTTCCTGGGTGAGTAGAAAGTTTCCGCCTACAATAGCCCCTGCTAAAGCGTGTACTTAGCCAGTctgtagagatggctctgcagtaaAAATGCCTGACATATGGGCCTGATGATCTGAGTGTGATTCCTGAAACCCACagtggaagagagaactgactcccaaggGTTGCCCACTGACTTCATGCAACTATACCCAAAGTAATgattagtaaaataatttttggtGCTATTATGCTGGTCAAATTCTCGTTTACTCAGAAGAATCAAAGACTATTCCCCACATCTTCCCCTCTGGAGGCACCAGAGACATAAGAATAGAAATTAAACGTAGGAAGTTAGTCTTTGCTTAGTTTTCAGACCATTTTGGAGtgaaatatgcatatacacattccCAAAGTAGACCTATGACAAGCCTGACACTTAGGGAAAATCTTTGAGATGGtagggaataaataaatttacccTGTACAAAAAGAGAATATGTATTTGAGGTCAAGTATGCAAGAATAATATCCCTGCTTCGAAATCCTACAGACCCAGATTTTTAgctactttctttgtttttcacactgattttcatagtccAATTGTATTAGGAATGTGTTACAAATATTTCTAAGGTACAGCCTCCTAAAGTCTTTTATAATATAGAgtatagaatataatatataatatatgatctatgttatataatgtataatgtatttaGAATCGTGCTGTTCTTGAGACCTCCTCCAAGAAAGAAcagtattttgggtttttttgtttttttgttttttttcctagggCCATTTTTTATTTAAGGCTAATTTTATTCCTTATGTAGTTTATAAGCAGCAAAGGTACTGGAAAGACAAACTAGCAGAGTTCATAGCtttccccaccccatctcctaCCACTGGTAAAAGATGTTTATTACTTActagttttcttttccttggtcATCTTTCTTTCAGGTCAAAATTGATTGAAGTGAGTGCTGTTCAGCCCAACATTGCCAACTTTGGAAGATCCTTGCTGGGTGGCTACTGCTCATCTTATGTTCCTGACTTTGTTCTTCAAGGAATTGGAAGTGATGAGAGGCTCCGTCAGTGCCTGGTATCAGATTTGTCTCATGCTGTGCAGGTGAGATACCTTCATAGGTCCTGAACATATTTAAAGCAAACTGTTACTATTCAGTTACAACCCAGATCCTGGTGTTTTAGCCATACTGTGACCGCATAACATAGTTATTGTTCTCTGAATCTGTTACTTCATATATAGCACCTGTGTCTTTGTATTTACCATTGTGAAAACAAGAATTGAATCTAGGAATCTCCCAAATGgaaatttgaaacaaaacaaatattttagataCGCATAGTATCAAAACTTTGAGATTTCCAAGAGAGTATTTAATTCACTTGTCAGATGATTGCTTACATACAGAAACAGGACTGATCTTGTGTGTTGCTCTTTTATTCTGTAGCTTTCCTGAGCTCTTAACTGTTGTGTTAGTTTTTCATATTAGATCCTTGGAGTTCTTACACATGATTCATGCCATCAGTGAACAGTGTTATGTTTTCCATTCCAGTCTTGATTATATTGGTTCAAATCTGGACAGTGGTACatggaaagaaagggagacaagGTGGTATTATCTTGCTCCCTATCCTAGAAGAAAGCCATCAAGTCTTTCACTATTAGGAGTGTTATTGATAGGGTTTTTGTAAATAGATACCCTTTTTAGATACGGAAGGAGCTTCTATTCCAAGTCATTGGCTTTTTTGTTGTGAGGTAATGgtattgttttctcattttagtTGTGTTGATAGTTTgggggtttattttgttttgacatgGATTTGAAATAGTCTTGCTATATAGCACAAACTGACTTAATCTTAatctcaagtattttttttataattttattttaattactcactttacatcccactcactgcccctttCCTATTTACCCTTCCCAAAATCtttctcccatcccccctctccttctcctttgagcTGGTGGGGAGCCCCCTTGGTGACTACCCCaactctggcacttcaagtctctgcaaggttTTCTTTCCCAGTGAATCCAGACAGGGCAGCTCAGCTAGTAGAACGTATCATACATATAGTATGGCAATAGCTTTTGGGACAGCCCCGTTCCAATTATTAGGACCCTCattaagaccaagctgcacatctgctacatatgagcaaggggcctaggtccagtccgtGTATGTTCTCTGAGAGCTCCACAAGGGTCCAGGTTTCTTGACtcttttgttcctcctgtggagttcctattcccttctgggcctgcaatccttcctcctattcttccataagagtcccccagctctatccactgtttggctgtgggtgtctgtatctgtctgagtcagctgctggatggagcctctcagagaacaaaatGCTCCTGTCTGGCCTTTTCCCCttgacatttttaatattctttctttgctctgtagatttttatattttatttattatgtgttgggtggatttttttctggtcttgactaattggtgttctataaattccttgtatgtttatagttatctctttctttaggttgggaaaattttcttctatgaatttgttgagaatattttctgggccttggagctaggactcttcaccttcttcttttcctattattcttaggttaggtcttttcatggtatccagactttctggatgttttgtgtcaggaattttttagatttaacattttctttgactgatatatcttGCTCCCTACCCATCTtctgtattctcttggtgatgcttacatctgttgttcctgttctctcctCTTGGTTTTCCATCTACAGGATTCCttcagtgtgtgttttctttttttgcttctatttccactttcaggtcttgcacagttttatttattttcttcatgtgttgaattatattttcctttatgtttttaagggatttatttgtttttaaaagtagtatGGCTAATCTGTTCTTAACTCCCTAGTGGGTGCATGCATGCTTCACCGCCCCAATGTTGTGCATTCTtggaagaaagacacacacacacacacacacacacacacacacattatttttaatatgccctaaGCAGCTCAACagctgggccactcccaaacttctACATTGCTAACCTTTTCTCTGGTACTCctaaattattacttactaaaatctatattccatctttgctactcCAGACCTAGTTGGAAGAGGGGCCCCTAGGACAACTCTTTCCTGATCTTTATATGGCTGTATGCTTTCTCCTTGCAGGTCTCAAATCTGATCATGCTGCTTTCCCAGCATGGTGATTCTAAAACCTTCTTCTTCCCATGTTCCCTTGCCCAGGAAATCTAAAgttccacctctgtctccctgcccagccattggtcaCAGGCAAtgttatttaccaattagaaccaaCTGGGGGCCAGAGACCCATGGCATTTTACATGCAGACATGGGAATTCCTGTTTAATTTgagaacccaattaacataacacaagcaataaaccaaatccataacatttgtttcctctttaaagacctctatctgtttgattgtattttcatatgtttctttaagggacttattcaGTTCCTCTTTTATCTCTCTAAGATTGcatttaagatcattttcttgttttttggttgtgttgggatatccagggcttgctgtagtgggtAGCCATGCTTTGGAGGTGTCATGTACCCTGGCTGTAGTTGATTGTCttcttttgagggcctttagccatctggatggtTTTGGACCCTGGATATTCTTCTTGTAGTAAGTCTTGGGAAGGAGACGACCTTGGTGGTCCTGGTGTGGCAGACCTCTGATGGCTATCTGTGGGCTATATGGTTCTGGACCTGCAgttctgtatggttcaggagtctTAGGTCCAATGAAGGggcagagaggtggcaggagaatAGAAGTCTTCTTGGGCTGTCAGACTACTCAGAGCATCTTGGCATGGCCCAGAGGGCTCAGAGAGCAGGGAAGATGGGTAAGGGAAGAGAAGCTTGCCTCTATGGTTCAGGGTACTCTTGAGTTTTAAGATAATAGGGGTACCAGCATGCCTGgctctctcctcctttttgtttACTACCTGTCTCTCCCATCTCTCAGTATCATTTCTCAAAACTTTAGCCACATGCATTTATTTGATTCTTTCTCACATTGTCTCTTCCTAAGGAGCTGTCCGTGTTTTCATCTCTCACCTGCATTTCTTATCCACACTGTACTGCTCTCTCTCTACTGCCTCTCCAGTAGTAGTTCCTGCTTTATCTGgaactggatttttattttactctcttTTAAAGATTGATAACTTCCTTGTCTACTGTCTAGGAAAGAATATTACTCAGAGTGACTTTTCATTAACTGGATAAAGAAATGGATATTGAGGATGCCAAACTTGGGATCATGTAGGGCAAATTTACTGATTTAGCTTTGTAATTATTGTAATGATAAAAGTGAGAGGAGAAAGGCCTTTTACTCTCAGTTTTGTTGCTCTTTCCTTTGGCcagtgttttttggtttttattttttgtttt
This window contains:
- the Fnip1 gene encoding folliculin-interacting protein 1 isoform X1, which produces MAPTLFQKLFSKRSGLGAPGRDARDPDCAFSWPLPEFDPSQIRLIVYQDCERRGRNVLFDSSVKRKNEDTSVSKLCNDAQVKVFGKCCQLKPGGDSSSSLDSSITLSSDVKDQCPKYQGSRCSSDANMLGEMMFGSVAMSYKGSTLKIHQIRSPPQLMLSKVFTARTGSSICGSLNTLQDSLEFINQDSNTLKADSSTVINGLLGNIGLSQFCSPRRAFSEQGPLRLIRSASFFAVHSNPMDMPGRELNEDRDSGIARSASLSSLLITPFPSPNSSLTRSCASSYQRRWRRSQTTSLENGVFPRWSIEESFNLSDENCGPSPGVVRKKKIAIGVIFSLSKDEDENNKFNEFFFSHFPLFESHMNKLKSAIEQAMKMSRRSADASQRSLAYNRIVDALTEFRTTICNLYTMPRIGEPVWLTMMSGTPEKNQLCHRFMKEFTFLMENASKNQFLPALITAVLTNHLAWVPTVMPNGQPPIKIFLEKHSSQSVGMLAKTHPYNPLWAQLGDLYGAIGSPVRLARTVVVGKRQDLVQRLLYFLTYFIRCSELQETHLLENGEDEAIVMPGTVITTTLEKGEVEESEYVLITMHRNKSSLLFKESEETRTPNCNCKYCSHPLLGQNTENVSQPEREDIQDSSKELLGISDECQKISPPDCQEENAVDVQQHRDKLRTCLDTKLETVVCTGSAPADKCVLSETCLEPTEESWQSKELLDSDNHTGTAMRPTGIVVEKKPPDKNMPSSFSCEVTQTKVTFLIGDSMSPDSDTELRSQAVVDQINRHHSKPLKEDRGVTDKHQESKITKDQSEDSGTQNMVSGESCELPCWSHSDPESMSLFDEYFNDDSIETRTIDDVPVKTSTDSKEYCCMLEYPKRLYTKNNKQKSELCKCIETVHQDSCNACFPQQDQRDSLSILVPHGDKESSDKKNAVGTEWDIPRNESSDSALGDSESEDTGPDLRRQAGSYCGGDQEDWAEEDEIPFPGSKLIEVSAVQPNIANFGRSLLGGYCSSYVPDFVLQGIGSDERLRQCLVSDLSHAVQHPVLDEPIAEAVCIIADMDKWTVQVASSQRRITDNKLGKEVLVSSLVSNLLHSTLQLYKHNLSPNFCVMHLEDRLQELYFKSKMLSEYLRGQMRVHVKELGVVLGIESSDLPLLAAVASTHSPYVAQILL
- the Fnip1 gene encoding folliculin-interacting protein 1 isoform X2; amino-acid sequence: MAPTLFQKLFSKRSGLGAPGRDARDPDCAFSWPLPEFDPSQIRLIVYQDCERRGRNVLFDSSVKRKNEDTSVSKLCNDAQVKVFGKCCQLKPGGDSSSSLDSSITLSSDVKDQCPKYQGSRCSSDANMLGEMMFGSVAMSYKGSTLKIHQIRSPPQLMLSKVFTARTGSSICGSLNTLQDSLEFINQDSNTLKADSSTVINGLLGNIVHSNPMDMPGRELNEDRDSGIARSASLSSLLITPFPSPNSSLTRSCASSYQRRWRRSQTTSLENGVFPRWSIEESFNLSDENCGPSPGVVRKKKIAIGVIFSLSKDEDENNKFNEFFFSHFPLFESHMNKLKSAIEQAMKMSRRSADASQRSLAYNRIVDALTEFRTTICNLYTMPRIGEPVWLTMMSGTPEKNQLCHRFMKEFTFLMENASKNQFLPALITAVLTNHLAWVPTVMPNGQPPIKIFLEKHSSQSVGMLAKTHPYNPLWAQLGDLYGAIGSPVRLARTVVVGKRQDLVQRLLYFLTYFIRCSELQETHLLENGEDEAIVMPGTVITTTLEKGEVEESEYVLITMHRNKSSLLFKESEETRTPNCNCKYCSHPLLGQNTENVSQPEREDIQDSSKELLGISDECQKISPPDCQEENAVDVQQHRDKLRTCLDTKLETVVCTGSAPADKCVLSETCLEPTEESWQSKELLDSDNHTGTAMRPTGIVVEKKPPDKNMPSSFSCEVTQTKVTFLIGDSMSPDSDTELRSQAVVDQINRHHSKPLKEDRGVTDKHQESKITKDQSEDSGTQNMVSGESCELPCWSHSDPESMSLFDEYFNDDSIETRTIDDVPVKTSTDSKEYCCMLEYPKRLYTKNNKQKSELCKCIETVHQDSCNACFPQQDQRDSLSILVPHGDKESSDKKNAVGTEWDIPRNESSDSALGDSESEDTGPDLRRQAGSYCGGDQEDWAEEDEIPFPGSKLIEVSAVQPNIANFGRSLLGGYCSSYVPDFVLQGIGSDERLRQCLVSDLSHAVQHPVLDEPIAEAVCIIADMDKWTVQVASSQRRITDNKLGKEVLVSSLVSNLLHSTLQLYKHNLSPNFCVMHLEDRLQELYFKSKMLSEYLRGQMRVHVKELGVVLGIESSDLPLLAAVASTHSPYVAQILL